In one window of Arachis ipaensis cultivar K30076 chromosome B06, Araip1.1, whole genome shotgun sequence DNA:
- the LOC107646139 gene encoding uncharacterized protein C594.04c isoform X2 has protein sequence MGNVKNIIIAFLAPLPSILFYLSFLNHYHYSPTSHHPSLWKWCYDHPLLLANVLFFFNINVLFWLVALLQSSHWMIDPYWTVIPVILVHYYASHPVAQYDWWRSRILIVLTWVWSMRLLHNYLRRENWQWGQRQDWRFTEMARQYGTHWWWASFFAIYLPHQIFLIALSLPMYVVHSSVDQPLTMWDMVALLLCVSGIAIAFLADTQLHNFVKLREGGEAVVPVLETGLWYYSRHPNYFGEQVWWWGVFVFAWSMGHGWTFVGAFSNSMCLAYVTKLVEDRMLKQGYRTEAYTLYQRTTSVWVPWFKSHHLKTKNA, from the exons ATGGGTAATGTGAAGAATATCATCATAGCGTTCTTGGCACCCCTTCCATCCATCCTCTTCTACCTCTCATTCCTCAACCACTATCACTACTCACCGACTTCACACCATCCATCTCTCTGGAAATGGTGCTATGACCACCCTCTCCTGTTAGCAA ATGTGCTCTTCTTTTTCAACATCAACGTCCTCTTCTGGCTCGTTGCTCTCCTCCAGTCCAGCCACTGG ATGATTGACCCGTATTGGACAGTGATACCGGTGATTCTTGTTCATTACTACGCATCTCACCCTGTGGCTCAATATGATTGGTGGAGGTCGAGGATCCTGATCGTGTTGACATGGGTGTGGAGTATGAGGCTCCTTCACAACTACTTGAGGCGAGAGAATTGGCAATGGGGTCAGAGGCAGGATTGGCGCTTCACTGAAATGGCCCGCCAATACGGAACCCATTGGTGGTGGGCTTCCTTCTTCGCCATCTACCTTCCTCACCAGATCTTTCTCATTGCATTATCCCTCCCCATGTATGTTGTCCACTCCTCCGTGGATCAGCCTCTCACCATGTGGGACATGGTAGCGCTTCTTCTCTGTGTATCCGGCATTGCCATCGCCTTCCTTGCAGACACACAGCTCCACAACTTTGTGAAGCTAAGAGAAGGTGGCGAAGCAGTGGTTCCTGTCCTTGAGACTGGGCTGTGGTATTATTCACGCCATCCGAATTACTTCGGGGAGCAGGTGTGGTGGTGGGGGGTATTTGTGTTTGCGTGGAGCATGGGACATGGATGGACCTTTGTAGGAGCATTCAGCAATAGCATGTGCTTGGCTTATGTCACAAAGCTTGTGGAGGATCGAATGCTGAAGCAAGGTTACAGAACAGAGGCTTATACCCTTTATCAGCGCACAACTTCGGTTTGGGTCCCTTGGTTCAAGTCCCACCACCTTAAAACTAAGAATGCTTGA
- the LOC107646139 gene encoding uncharacterized protein C594.04c isoform X1, whose translation MGNVKNIIIAFLAPLPSILFYLSFLNHYHYSPTSHHPSLWKWCYDHPLLLANVLFFFNINVLFWLVALLQSSHWMIDPYWTVIPVILVHYYASHPVAQYDWWRSRILIVLTWVWSMRLLHNYLRRENWQWGQRQDWRFTEMARQYGTHWWWASFFAIYLPHQIFLIALSLPMYVVHSSVDQPLTMWDMVALLLCVSGIAIAFLADTQLHNFVKLREGGEAVVPVLETGLWYYSRHPNYFGEQVWWWGVFVFAWSMGHGWTFVGAFSNSMCLAYVTKLVEDRMLKQGYRTEAYTLYQRTTSVWVPWFKSHHLKTKNA comes from the exons ATGGGTAATGTGAAGAATATCATCATAGCGTTCTTGGCACCCCTTCCATCCATCCTCTTCTACCTCTCATTCCTCAACCACTATCACTACTCACCGACTTCACACCATCCATCTCTCTGGAAATGGTGCTATGACCACCCTCTCCTGTTAGCAAATGTGCTCTTCTTTTTCAACATCAACGTCCTCTTCTGGCTCGTTGCTCTCCTCCAGTCCAGCCACTGG ATGATTGACCCGTATTGGACAGTGATACCGGTGATTCTTGTTCATTACTACGCATCTCACCCTGTGGCTCAATATGATTGGTGGAGGTCGAGGATCCTGATCGTGTTGACATGGGTGTGGAGTATGAGGCTCCTTCACAACTACTTGAGGCGAGAGAATTGGCAATGGGGTCAGAGGCAGGATTGGCGCTTCACTGAAATGGCCCGCCAATACGGAACCCATTGGTGGTGGGCTTCCTTCTTCGCCATCTACCTTCCTCACCAGATCTTTCTCATTGCATTATCCCTCCCCATGTATGTTGTCCACTCCTCCGTGGATCAGCCTCTCACCATGTGGGACATGGTAGCGCTTCTTCTCTGTGTATCCGGCATTGCCATCGCCTTCCTTGCAGACACACAGCTCCACAACTTTGTGAAGCTAAGAGAAGGTGGCGAAGCAGTGGTTCCTGTCCTTGAGACTGGGCTGTGGTATTATTCACGCCATCCGAATTACTTCGGGGAGCAGGTGTGGTGGTGGGGGGTATTTGTGTTTGCGTGGAGCATGGGACATGGATGGACCTTTGTAGGAGCATTCAGCAATAGCATGTGCTTGGCTTATGTCACAAAGCTTGTGGAGGATCGAATGCTGAAGCAAGGTTACAGAACAGAGGCTTATACCCTTTATCAGCGCACAACTTCGGTTTGGGTCCCTTGGTTCAAGTCCCACCACCTTAAAACTAAGAATGCTTGA